The proteins below come from a single candidate division KSB1 bacterium genomic window:
- a CDS encoding HEPN domain-containing protein yields MKTVRGKKEAADERFARNPLRPVIEKMAARIVEEYHPEEIILYGSQATGVARPDSDIDLFVVKQTQENFFTRCTAVKRIVRELRGKIEVSPIVFTPEEVLLQLDRGNRFIQHILERGIQLYHDSNFWEGDSNIATKREDSLFPQDWVRVAERDWQRVEKRLSEGDQEDAGFRLQQALEKYLKAFLLANKINFNDLINAIKRSCQYGV; encoded by the coding sequence ATGAAAACAGTAAGAGGAAAAAAAGAAGCCGCGGATGAGCGCTTTGCCCGCAATCCGCTCCGGCCGGTGATTGAGAAAATGGCGGCGCGCATCGTCGAAGAATATCATCCGGAAGAGATTATCTTATATGGCTCACAGGCTACAGGCGTGGCACGGCCGGATAGCGATATCGATCTCTTTGTCGTTAAACAAACGCAGGAGAACTTTTTCACGCGATGCACGGCGGTCAAACGGATCGTGCGAGAGTTGCGCGGCAAGATCGAAGTTTCACCGATTGTTTTCACTCCTGAGGAGGTGCTGCTGCAGCTTGATCGAGGCAACCGCTTCATTCAACACATTCTTGAGCGCGGGATACAACTTTATCATGACTCAAATTTTTGGGAAGGAGATTCGAACATCGCCACCAAAAGAGAAGATTCGCTTTTTCCACAAGATTGGGTGCGTGTTGCAGAACGAGACTGGCAACGCGTCGAAAAAAGATTAAGCGAGGGCGATCAGGAGGATGCCGGATTTCGTTTGCAACAAGCGCTTGAAAAATATCTCAAGGCTTTCCTTTTGGCCAATAAAATAAATTTCAACGACCTCATAAACGCCATCAAAAGATCTTGTCAATACGGAGTCTAA
- the accC gene encoding acetyl-CoA carboxylase biotin carboxylase subunit codes for MFRKILVANRGEIAVRVMRTCRELGIRTVAVYSQADRLALHVRMADEAYEIGPPPARESYLVQEKIIDTAKRSGAEAIHPGYGFLSENAAFADAVAAAGLIFIGPSGEAMRKMGDKTAARKLMQSAGVPTVPGSKDAVDDPKQALNIAERVGFPVLIKASAGGGGKGMRLVHRAEDLMALFNSAASEARSAFGDGRVYIEKYVENPRHIEFQIIADHHGHVVHLGERECSIQRRHQKVIEESPSTLLDEKMRRQMGEAAVEAGRSCGYANAGTIEFIVDKNRNFYFLEMNTRLQVEHPVTEMVTGLDLVRLQLEIAAGGKLPFSQEQIERRGHAIECRIYAEDPENNFLPSIGKLKHLQRPGGNGIREDSGVGEGDEISIYYDPMISKLVAWGANRDEAICRMRRALREYEIAGVRTTIPFCLWVLHHPKFCSGDFDTHFVQNEFRDIQLSASNGQLDLTAAALAAVLHREHNAPASSNLTSASSNSSETGWKIRGWKQSLRQG; via the coding sequence ATGTTTCGAAAAATTTTAGTAGCCAATCGCGGTGAAATCGCCGTGCGCGTGATGCGGACGTGCCGGGAGTTGGGCATTCGCACCGTCGCGGTGTATTCACAAGCCGACCGCCTGGCGCTGCACGTTCGCATGGCCGACGAGGCTTACGAAATCGGACCGCCGCCGGCGCGTGAATCGTATCTCGTGCAGGAAAAAATCATCGACACCGCCAAACGCAGCGGCGCCGAGGCCATTCATCCCGGCTACGGCTTTCTTTCGGAAAACGCCGCGTTTGCCGATGCGGTGGCGGCGGCGGGCTTGATTTTCATCGGCCCCAGCGGTGAGGCGATGCGAAAAATGGGTGATAAAACCGCGGCGCGCAAACTCATGCAAAGCGCCGGCGTGCCGACCGTGCCCGGCAGCAAAGACGCCGTGGACGATCCGAAGCAAGCGCTGAACATTGCCGAGCGCGTCGGTTTTCCGGTTTTGATCAAAGCCTCGGCCGGCGGCGGCGGCAAGGGCATGCGGCTGGTGCATCGCGCGGAAGATTTGATGGCGCTTTTCAACAGCGCCGCTTCCGAAGCGCGTTCTGCATTTGGCGATGGCCGGGTTTATATTGAAAAGTATGTCGAGAATCCGCGCCACATCGAGTTTCAAATCATCGCCGACCATCACGGCCACGTCGTGCATCTCGGCGAGCGCGAATGTTCGATTCAGCGCCGGCATCAAAAAGTGATCGAGGAATCACCCTCCACCCTGCTCGACGAAAAAATGCGGCGGCAAATGGGCGAAGCCGCTGTTGAAGCCGGCCGCAGTTGCGGTTATGCCAATGCCGGCACCATCGAGTTTATCGTCGATAAAAACCGCAACTTTTATTTTCTCGAAATGAACACCCGCCTGCAAGTCGAGCATCCGGTGACGGAGATGGTCACCGGACTGGATTTGGTGCGGCTGCAATTGGAAATCGCCGCGGGCGGGAAATTGCCTTTTTCGCAGGAACAAATCGAGCGGCGCGGCCATGCGATCGAGTGCCGGATTTACGCCGAAGATCCGGAAAATAATTTTCTGCCGTCGATTGGCAAGTTAAAACACCTGCAGCGCCCGGGCGGCAACGGCATTCGCGAGGACAGCGGGGTCGGCGAAGGCGATGAAATTTCGATTTATTACGATCCGATGATCTCCAAGCTCGTGGCTTGGGGCGCCAACCGCGATGAGGCGATTTGTCGCATGCGCCGTGCGCTGCGCGAATATGAAATCGCTGGCGTGCGCACGACGATTCCATTTTGCCTGTGGGTGTTGCATCATCCCAAATTTTGCTCCGGCGATTTCGATACCCATTTCGTGCAAAATGAATTTCGCGATATTCAACTTTCTGCAAGCAACGGTCAGCTCGATCTCACGGCGGCAGCGCTGGCGGCGGTTCTCCATCGCGAACACAACGCGCCGGCGTCGTCCAATTTGACTTCAGCATCTTCCAATTCATCGGAAACCGGCTGGAAAATACGCGGCTGGAAACAAAGCTTGCGGCAGGGATAA
- a CDS encoding STAS domain-containing protein produces MNFKTVTKNDVTILRLQDARLDNVIAAELKAHLLVMLEQGIKNILIDLDKVEFADSSGLGAILFGIRQARPLNGRVKLVNPQSRVLGLIKIAKLDNVIEAYDDESEAIESFKE; encoded by the coding sequence ATGAACTTCAAAACCGTCACCAAAAACGATGTCACCATTTTGCGCTTGCAGGACGCCCGCCTCGACAATGTCATTGCGGCGGAGCTGAAAGCGCATTTGCTGGTGATGCTCGAGCAGGGTATCAAAAATATCCTGATCGATCTCGACAAAGTCGAGTTTGCCGACAGTTCCGGCCTCGGCGCGATTTTGTTCGGCATTCGCCAGGCGCGCCCGCTTAATGGCCGCGTCAAGCTCGTCAATCCGCAATCGCGGGTGCTGGGCCTCATCAAGATCGCCAAGCTCGACAACGTCATCGAGGCCTACGATGATGAGAGCGAGGCGATAGAAAGCTTCAAAGAATAA